The genome window AGTAGATCAGGTGATGCGAATTCAGACAAAGGATATAGAGCCTGCACCTCAGGGTGCACTAGAATCACATAACTATGTAAAGGGAGTTGCAAAGATCAATGAAAAACTGATGATTCTTTTGGATGTGGGCCTCTTACTTCCCTCAAACAAAACAGAAAACACACATAATTCAAGCACTTTCCACAGAGAGTCAAAACCATTGGAAAAACCGCAATCAGTCGAAAATTCCATTCCTAAAAACCTAGACGATATTCCGCCGGAACTGGCAGCAGTGTTTAAAGAAGACGAGGAAGGAATTCCCCCAACCCAAATAATTAGAGAAGAAACAACTTAGTCGTCTGACTGGTTCCAAAAACGAGTAACGTTAGGCGGTTTAGTGCCATTTTGGAGTCGATCTTTTCCAAAAAATTCCTTTCTGCTTAATATTATTCATAGTATGGTTTGTACATGTCGTTTAAGATGCCAAAACTTGAGGATATCTATGACAAAATCGAATCTGAAGAAAGCACACCAATGAGCCAGGCAGACGGCTACCAATGGGGACTTGATTATCTGAGTGACACGATTAGACAGCTTGAGAAGCTAGAACAAAGGGCTTTGGCAAAAAACGATCCAACATTCTACAATAATGTCAAGATATCAATACAGAGGGCACAACACGCACAGAAAGAACTCCAAGATAAGCTAACCAGAACAAAATAAACTACAGGTTCTGCCTTAACCGACAAATTAAGTCTCATTAGTTTTGTATGATCACATCAAACACACTTTATGATATATCGTGAATTGATTTAACGGAATTTAATGCAACTTTGTGTATTTTATTCTGATCTTATTACAATATTGGAGTGTTCTTGATGCTCCCATGCCATACCTCTCACCAAAAAGGAAACAATGCCTAATGTTAGCCAAATCTGTCTCATCTCAAATCAATGTTCTGATAATCAACGATTCAAATTACATGAGCACGTTGCTGAAAGATCTCATCTCAAGTCAAACTGTACGAGTATGTGATATCGCAAGAGACGGTATAGACGCATTAAGGAAAATCACAGTACAGAAACCAGATGTAATACTACTCGATCTTGAAATGCCGCGCATGGATGGATTGACATTCATTGAAGAAATGGTCAAACGAGGAACATTGATACCGACAATTTTAGTTAGCAGTTTTAGCCAAGACGGAGCAAAGATAGTATTAGACGCATTAGAAAATGGGGCAATTGATTTTGTACCGATTTCTCAGTTAAACCCAGAAAATATGACTATTCTAAAAGAGACATTAATTACTAAAATAAACGCCGCGGCACAATCCGATCCACAAAAGGCAGTTTTGGAAAAAATAAAAAATCTAAAACCGAAAAAAAAGACAATAATTTCTCCTCAAGCTGCATCCGTTGTTGTTACAATAGCCTCATCGACTGGCGGACCGGGGGTAGTACAATCAATACTGTCTACATTTCCAGCAGACATCCATGCAGGAATCCTAGTTGTACAACACATGCCAAAAGGTTTTACAAAAAAATTTGCTGAAAGACTTGATGAAAATTGTGAAATAAATGTCAAAGAAGCTCAAGATGGGGACCTAATAACAGAAGGAACTGCTCTTGTTGCTCCAGGTGATCTGCATATGGAGGTAGATTCTCAACTAAAAATAAAGCTTGTTGATGGACCAAAAAGATTTGGTGTCAGACCTGCTGCAAATGTAACAATGATATCATCTGCTGAATACTTTGGAATGAATACTATTGGTGTAACGTTGACTGGAATGGGACATGACGGAGCATTTGGTATGAAGACCATAAAAAGAAGGGGTGGGAAAACTATTGCTCAGGATGAACAGTCTTCTGTAGTGTTTGGCATGGCAAGAGCCGCATGTGAATTAAATGCAGTAGATAAATTATTGCCGCCAGACAAAATCCCAGAAGCAGTTTTAGAAGAGGTAAAAAAACTTGTCACAGAATAATTACAGAGAGATGTATGTTTCGGAAGCACTGGAGCATGTTGAAACAATCAACGATGCCTTGCTAAAACTAGAAGAAGAACCCAACAAGAAAGAACACCTAGATTTGATATTTCGTTCCGCTCATACAATTAAGGGAATGTCGGCAACAATGGGATATGACGATACAAGAGAATTGTGTAAAAACATCGAAAACATCTTTGACAACATCAGGAAAGGGCAAGAAAAACTCACTCCGAATCTGGCAAGTGCGTTATTCAAATGTATAGATCTTTTGCGTGAAATGATTGCAGATGAGAAAAAGAAGGTGGACCTAAAACCATACCTTCAGATGCTTGAACATCCAGATGATGCGCAAATTGATGTGACTGAACCGACAAACAGTGCCAAATCTCCAACAATACGAGTAAAAATGTTAGATCTTGACTCGTTGGTTAATCTTGTAGGTGAACTCGTTATATCCAAAATGAGACTAGAGCAGACCTTGAGTCACAACGGCTCAGATGACGCTCGTCAAGTCATGACGGAGCTTGACAGACTGGTCACAGATTTACAATATCAATCAATGAAGCTCAGACTTGTACCGATAGATCAGATCTTTAGTCGCTTTACAAGACTTGTACGGGATATATCAACTGGACTTGGCAAACAAGTTAATCTGATCATGGATGGTTCTGGGATAGAGCTTGATCGAACCGTTCTGGATGCAATAACTGATCCTCTCTTACATATTTTACGAAACTGCGTAGATCATGGAATTGAAACACCACAAGAAAGGGAATCAAATGAAAAATCTCCAACTGGTACGATCAAGCTTACTGCATATGGTGTAGGAGATCAGGTTGCAATCAAAATTGAAGATGATGGTAAAGGAATCAACACTGATAGACTCAAGGCAAAGGCAGTAGAAAAGAAACTCATCACGCAGGATGAAGCAGACAAGATGTCAATTGATGAAGCAATCAATCTCTTGGGCACTCCGGGACTCTCAACAGCTAAAGAAATCACAGATGTTTCTGGAAGGGGAGTAGGAATGGATGTGGTAATAACCCAAGTCGAAGCCGTAGGCGGTAATGTAAAAATCACAACTGATCATGGAAAGGGAACTACAATTATCTTAACAATTCCGCTTAGCGTATCAATCATTGGTGGGCTACTGATTAATGTATCAGGAGACAAGTACGTTTTACCACTATCAAGTATTTCGACCACCGTAGTAGTTGAGGCAAATCAAATCAAAAGCATACATGGACAAGAGGCAATTGTGTTACGTGAACAAGTTGTTCCGTTAGTCAGAGTATCAAAACTACTTGGCATGCAAGAAACTGAATCAAACGATACTAACAAGATAACAATAGTAATTGTCAACAAGGGAGGAAAGCCCTACGGACTTGTTGTAGATTCATACGATAGAAAACAGGAAATTGTAATTAAACGATTAAACAACGAAACACATTCATCGGATCTATTCACTAACGCAACAATTCTTGGTGATGGAAGCGTTGCATTAATTCTTGATCCGGCCTTGTTGGTTTAGTGATTAACATGACTGTACTAGTAGGTATTAATTCAGAAGAGGCTCAAAACCTTATCCGTGTATTTGATCAATACATCACATCAAAAACATCCGTAGCACTATCTACACTTTTGAATGAATCAATAACTCACAATGTAAAAATTCTGGAATGTGGAATTTCTGATATCAAAGACATTAAGCTGGATCCTGATGAAATTAAAATGTGTGCTGTACGATTGAACGGAAAGGGGGATACCCACATAGAAATTCTCTATACTATACAACAAAAACATGCAAAGAAAATAGCGGCAAAACTACTTTGCCAGAATGAAGTTTGTGAAATTGATGAAATGGGCGCATCTGCAATCCAAGAAGTTGCCAATATTATGACTGGCTCTTTCTTCAACGCATTGTCTAATGGCACTGGCTTTCGAGTCGATCTATCTACTCCAAACTACACAAATGATGAATTACATTCACTAATAGATACGTCAGTTAAGGATATTGCAAAACCAGTTGAGCATGTAGTAATAACGGACGTGGAATTGATCGGCAAATCAAGTGAAACAAAACTGCATATGATAATAATGCAAAATACAGTGGATGCACGTAAATTACTTGCTAACCACTCTGATCAAATTAAAGAACAGCAATGCACATTTGGCCAACAGAATTCTGAGCTTGACGCCCTGTTGGATGGCACTGATCTGCAATCCTATCCAGTTGGTGGGCAAAATTCTGAGCTTGATGCCATAATTGATGATGCATTAAAGGAGAAGTAGTAATGAGTTTTACCAAACAAACTCATACAAATCATAACACTATCGAAATTCCAATGGGCGGATTGGGGCTTACAACTCCCGAAAAAACATTATTACAAACATTTGTCGGTTCATGCATTGCAATATGTCTCTATGATCCAAGTGTAAAAATTGCTGCGATGGCTCACATCATGCTTCCGAAAAATAATACAAATGATCCAAATCCAAAACCTGAAGCAAAGTTTGCCGATGTTGCAATTAAAATCATGTTAGATAAGATGCAAGCTAATGGTGCAAAACTAAACCGATTGAAAGCAAAGATGGCAGGAGGTGCTAATATTTTTCAAAATGAAGGAAAACCAAATGTCTTTAACATAGGGGCCAGAAACGCAGACGCAATTAAGTCTCTTCTAGACGAGAAAAAAATTCCAATAGTTGCGCAGGATATAGGAGCGACTTCAGGAAGGTGGATTACTTTTGATATGAATTCTCTAGAAATGAAGATCAAAGACAGGGCAAAGGGTGTGACAATAATCTGAATTTTAATGAAACAGTTTCAGATCAACAGTTGTTACTTATTGAAAAAATAATGCAAGTAAAAACTGGAAAGGATCTACATCAATTTAAAAGACCATTTTTGAATAGACGTATTAATGCAAGGATGAGAGCGGTTGGAGTAAGAGATGGCTCCGAATATGCAAAATTACTAGAATCTGATTCAGCTGAACCGTCTATTTTATTCAAAAGCTTCTCAATTAATGTAACCGAATTTTATCGAGATTCCTTTGTTTGGGAATGTCTGTCATCAAAAATAATGCCACAAATTCTCAAAAATAATACAACTTTGCAAGTCTGGAGCGCAGGGTGTGCGTCCGGAGAAGAACCATACAGCCTTGCAATTCTTCTAAGTGAGGTAATAGGCACAAAAAATGTCAAATTTAACATCATTGCAACCGATATTAGTGTAGATGCAATAAATCGAGCAAAAAAAGGCCAATATATTTCTCAAAGTCTCAAGAACCTAACTCCCAACATCATTGCAAAATACTTTACGCCTATAAACAATGATACATATCAAATAAACGAATCAATAAAACAACTTGTAACATTTCAGCAAGGAGACATCATATCATTTCCAGTCGAACACGTCAATTTGATCACTTGCAGAAATGTTTTGATATATTATGATAAACCAGCACAAGAACTAGTCTTCAAAAAATTCCACAAAACACTAAACGATGATGGTTATCTTGTCATAGGACAGGATGAGACAATGATGGGAGCAGCATCAGGCAAGTCTTTCTCATGCATTCTACCAAGAGAAAGAATATACAGCAAACTGGCAGTCGGAGGAAACACGATTGTTTAATACAGTAAATCAAATCTACATTTCAACATATCACCAAATGGTCTTGTCTGATCATCATAAACACACTCTAGATTATTATTTAATTAGAAAACTAAACAATATGAGTTCGTACTGCACCAAATTAAGTTTTAAACAAAAAATAGGAGTAATTTCATGACCACGCAGCTTGTATCCCTCGACGCATTCCAAGTTGTTACTTTTAGCCTAATGGATAATCAAAAAAAGGAAAACTACGCAATACCAATTGAACAAATCCGTGAAATCCGTGCAATTGAATCCGTAACAAAAGTACCAAAGGCAAAATCTTATGTAAAGGGAATAATAAACCTCCGAGGACACATCATTCCAGTAATTGATGTGAAGGAAAAGCTTGGACTTGATTCAGATACAAGTATCAATTCTTCAAAGCAAAGAATTTTGGTTGCAGATGTAAACGATTCACTTACCGGCCTTCTCGTAGACGAAGTAGATCAGGTGATGCGAATTCAGACAAAGGATATCGAGCCTGCACCTCAGAGCGTGCTGGAATCAAGCAATTATATCAAAGGAATAGTAAAATCAGATGAAAAATTGATTGTTCTATTAGATGTGGCAAAATTACTTGATGACTCTTCCTTTACCATTACGGAAGCAATCCAGGGAGGAAATCAGCAATGAGTTATGGTGCCAAAAAAATTCTCGTAGTTGATGATGCCTCGTTTATGCGAACCGTCCTAAAAGACATTGTCAAGGGAAATGGGCTTGCTACCGAAGTGATCGAGGCAGCAGATGGTGTTGAGGGAGTGAAGGCATATCAGACACAAAAACCAGATCTTGTAACAATGGATGTAAACATGCCAAGAGCTGATGGCATTCAAGCATTGCGTGCTATTATGAAAATTGATCCTTCTGCAAAAGTAGTAATGGTCACATCTGTGGAACAAAAACAAATCGTTCAAGACGCAATGAAAATTGGAGCAAGAGATTACATTGTAAAACCATTTGACCGAAGTAATGTGGGTCTTGTACTAAACAAGGTTATGAGACAAAAATAGGAACACAACAATGCAAACTTATGCCATAACTGAATCTGAACTGGAACAACTTTCTGAAATTTTTAACAAGTGTATTTCGACAAGAACCGTTGAATCTCTTTCAACAATGCTTGGCGTACCGTTCGATTGCAAGGTCGGCAAAACAAAAATGCTGGACATATCTGAGCTTGATGAACTTACCCCAGCGTTCTCTGATTCAGTAGACATGTCTGCAGTTTATGTAAAGCAGACAGGTGATATCGATGTTGGAATATTATATTACATGCCAGAAAAGGATGGAAAAAAGTTTGCGGCAAAACTGCTTGGACTAAAGAAACTAGGTGTATTTTCTAAATTAAGCAAGTCATCGCTCTCAGAGACAGGAAACATTCTCTCAGGCTCATTTTTTAATGCATTGGCAATTGAAAAACATTGTAAAACTACATCCGATATGCCTGGCTTTGCTATTGACACGTTTAGATCATTATTAGAGATTCCAGCAACTGATATTGGAATAGAAACTCAATCATTAATTGCATGTGATGCTGAATTTAACTCACAAAGTGATCTCAGATTGAGAATGCTCATAATATTAGATCCGATCAATGCAAAAAAACTCTTAGACATACGTATCTAGATTCTAAAAACAGAGGAACTCCTTCTAATAATTAAGATGGATGACATCGCAATGGTGAATATTACAAATACGATTGAACCAAATTCCGGCACAACCATCAAACCAAATTCAGTGCTCATGTCAGTTCCTCTTAGTTTTTCAAATCGTATCTGCGTATGACCTGACTGTCCTTCAGAAAATTTGTAATCTGCATAATCTCCTCCGACCTGCGCATTGCCTGATTTCTTGTAGATCTGTTTTTCATTTTGAATTATAATAAAGTCATAAGAAGTGTTACGAAGAGTTTCTCCTGTCTTTGCATTGCGGAAAGTGAAGATGAATTTTGTATCCTTACCTGGTTCAATTATGGTTGGATCCCATGACAAGTCCACCTGAATCTCTTCATTTTTTGTCATGGCAACCATCGGAAATACAACATTATAGCTTGCCTCTAGTGTAAACTTCATGTTTTCTGGCTTATCAACGCCTATTTTTTGCTGGGCTTGCTTGAGGAATTTTAGATTATCTTGTGACAAAATAAAGTGAACTATTCTTTCATTTTCATCCGAATAGTCGTCAATTGTTATCGATGACTTGAATAGATCAATCCCATTTACCCTGCCAGTATAGCTTGGAACTAAAAAATTACTAAATTTCTTTGGAAAATGAACCTCTTCATGAACCACAGGCACATGCATGATATTTTGCTCGCTCCAATCAAAAGGCATCTCAAAACTTACAATATTTGAGTTTGAATCATAGTCAAAATTTGATATCTTGTCATAATATGATTTTACACCAAACATCACGTCTTCATCATCTTGGGTTTTTTCATTAAACTTCTGATTTGTCGGTATAGTGATATCTGCAATATATGTTCCCAAGTTTTCTACTATGTTAGTTGGCTTGTCAATGGTTCTGATTTCAATCTCAAAATGATACAATCCACCGGAGCTAAAAACTGGACCTGTAAGCTCTATTGGTTTGGAATCTGTTTCATACCATGCGCCGAGAAGATTGTCTTTTTCACCAGTAATTGTGATGTTGCCAATTGTTGTTGGGCTAACTTTAATGTTAATTATACCATTTGCCGCAAAAAAATAATTCCTAAAAATCATTTTCCCTTCGTGGTATAATCCGATTAAAAATGTTGTATTGTTTGTGTTTTGATTTGTTTGTAAATCAATAGATCTGATTATAATTTTTTTTTCCTTATCTTCTGTAAAATCCATAGGGATTATCTCTGTAGTTATGGTGATTTTTTTACCGTTTACGTCTACTGATTTTATTGTATCAAGACCAAGACCATGACCATATGCATTAGAAATTGGCACGATCATCAGTACTGATAAAATACCGACTGTCATTATTGACAGTAACTCGTTTCTAATCATAACGTGACTAGCTTTACAGTATCCATTTTTTTATTTGTCTGAAAATTTTTTGTGATTAAATTAATCTGCTCTGCTTCCCCATCTAACATGAATAATTCAACGCATTTGTTACCGTGGATCTTGCTATGCAGTTGTGTAGTGATCAAGTCCTCAAAACTGTGCTTCATTCCTGCAATGATGTGATCAAATTCATCGTTATGTACTACAAGTAGAATCGCATGCAGATTTCCTGAAAGCTCGTTTTTTTGCCTTTCCTCCGAAACAAAATTTCTTATTCCTGCCCTGATTGCCTCCGATCTGCCAGTAAAGCCCATTGTTTTTTGCAGCTTATCGAGTTCTGTTAACATCTCATCGTTTAATGAAATTGATACAATTGGCATTGATCAAATTATTATTAAACTTGTTATAAAGATAGTCATTAAACTTATTAATTTTTTATAGATTTATTAATAATCATACGCATAAAATCGCGTGAAAAAGCCAGTGATGATTGGTATGGGCATTGCGATTGTTGTAATAATATCAATTGTAACAGTCATTAGTGGAAATAGCTCAAAACAAGATGTTTCACCGCAGGAAGAAAAACCAGCAAAACTAAAAGTAATTGCCTCTTTTTATCCACTTTACGAGTTTTCAAAAAACGTGGCGGGCGACAGGGCTGAAGTTTCAACTTTTATTCCAGTTGGAATCGAACCGCATGACTGGGAACCGACCACAAACGACATACTTAACCTCAAGGAATCCGATATTCTTGTTTACAATGGCATAGGGATGGAACCTTTTGTTGATAAATTAATTGACTCTGGCGAGTACAGTAATGTAAAATTTGTTGAAACAACAAGGGGGATAAATCTCATAAAAACAGATGGCGTACATCAAAAAGAATCCGATGATCATACTGTGTATAATCCACACGTGTGGCTAGATCCAGTTCTCGCAAAACATCAAGTGATGATGATCAAAGATGCTATGATTGACGCTGATCCTGATAATAGAAAATACTATGAAGATAATGCAAATGCCTACCGCGACAAGCTAGACGAACTAGATTCCAAAATCCAAACGGAATTATCCAATTGCAAAAAAGATACCTTTATGCCGTTTCATGATGCATATTCTTATTTTGCTAATAGATATGGATTGAAAACTTTTCCACTATCTGGAATATCGCCGGAATCCGAAGTAACTGCCGCCGATCTTAGGGAATTTGTAGATTTCATTCAAAAGAATAAAATCAAAAAAATATATTCGGAAGAGATGGTAGATCCAAAACTTGCAACTACTCTTGCCGAAGAATCTGATGCACAAGTTTTAATCTTCAGCCCATTAGAGGGATTAACAGACAAAGAAATGATTGACGGTGTTACATATTTGGATAAAATGAGTGAGAACGTACAAAATCTAAAGATTGGACTTGAATGCCAATGAACGTATTAGAAGTCTCTGACGTTTCCATAAAATACAATGGCCATTTAGCAGTGGATAAGATTAATTTTGACGTAAAGGAAGGCGATTTACTCGGAATAGTCGGACCAAACGGTGCAGGCAAGACTACCCTGTTTAAGGCCATAATAGGACTGCAAAACCACAGTGGGAAAATCAAGCTATTTGGATACGATGAGGCAGATTATCAACCACTTCTTCCTCTGATAGGCTATGTTTCACAAAAAGTTAGCTTTGAGCCAAATTTTCCTGCCACTGTATCAGAAGTGGTATCAATGGGATTAATCCCCGAAAAAAAATTACGCAAAGGAGCCGTGTTGTTAAAGAATTGTGGCTATTCTTGGAACCTATTATATCAAAAAGTAGGGAAGGACAGCGACAAGGTTCTAGAATGTCTAAAAACGGCAGGATTGGAATCATTAAAGGACAGGAGAATAGGTGATCTCTCGGGAGGAGAACTCCAACGTGTCTTTATTGCAAAGGCTTTGGTAAAAGATCCAGTACTTTTGATATTAGACGAACCAGTAACTGGTGTGGACGCAGATGCACAAAACAAGTTTTACAATGTCTTAAAAAAAATAAACACCGAAAACAAGATTACAATCGTCTGGTCGTCTCATGATTTAGAGGCAATATCAAAGCTTGCAAACAGAGTCGCATGCATGAATAGAAAATTATTCTTCCATGGAGAGAAAGAAGAATTCTTCTCAAATAAGGAACTACTAAAAACATACGCAGAATCTGCAATGCAAATGCACATGCATGATCATAATTAAAAATGAATCTTGAAATTCTCGGTTACAGTTTCATCCAAAAGGGACTGATAGCAGGAGCTGCAATCTCAATAATTTGCTCTTTAATGGGAATGTTTCTCGTCTTGAGGCGCTATTCTCTTTTCGGAGATGCGCTTTCCCATATGGCATTTGGCGGAATTTCGCTTGGTTTGTTTACTGGAATCTATCCATTATGGACCGCATTTGCCATATCTGTTTTGGGTGCACTGGGCATAACGAAGCTTAGAAAAAGTACCAAAATTTCCGGCGATGCTGCAATTGCCGTTCTTTTAGTATCTGGTCTTGGAATTGGCGTGTTGCTGATTAGCGCCTCAGGCGGATTCAAAGTTGACCTATTTAGCTTTCTTTTTGGCAGCATTTTGTTGATTAGTACTGAGGATATGTTGCTCATACTTGGAATAAGTAGTGGAATTGTTGCAACTCTTGTTGCTTTACGAAAACAATTGCTACATCTAACATTTGATGAGGAGCAAGCCCAAGTAAGTGGAATCAACACAGACAAGCTAAATTATGTTTTTGTAGTCTTGGCAAGTATTACTGTAATCACATCTATGCGTTTGGTTGGTATATTGCTTATTTCTGCATTAATTGTACTGCCAAATATCACTGCAATTATGTTTGGTAAAGGATTCAAAAAAACAATAGTGCTATCAGTATCAATGTCAGTTAGCTCCGTTATAAGTGGAATAATTTTATCATACTACCTCGATTTGGCCCCTTCAGGTGTAATTGTTATGATATCAGTATCTATGCTAGTTGGTACGCTATTATTCAAACATGTTAACGTTCTAGGAAAATCTCAAGCTATGCAAAAGCTGCCTAGCGAAGCCTAAGAGAATTCTTTTTATCTTCATACTCAGATTCTAATTTTTTGAATCTGTATTTTAAATCGTCGTACTCCATCTGAATTCCTCTTTTTCTGGAATTTATCTCGTCATAACTCTCCTCAAGTTTTTCTATTTTATTCCGCAAGTGATTCAACTCCGTCTTGAGAGAATCTCTTTCTGGTTTTAAATATGCCAAAACTTCTCTAACCTCTGCTAAACTTTCGTTTGCCGACTTTTTTTC of Candidatus Nitrosotenuis sp. DW1 contains these proteins:
- a CDS encoding chemotaxis protein CheA; amino-acid sequence: MSQNNYREMYVSEALEHVETINDALLKLEEEPNKKEHLDLIFRSAHTIKGMSATMGYDDTRELCKNIENIFDNIRKGQEKLTPNLASALFKCIDLLREMIADEKKKVDLKPYLQMLEHPDDAQIDVTEPTNSAKSPTIRVKMLDLDSLVNLVGELVISKMRLEQTLSHNGSDDARQVMTELDRLVTDLQYQSMKLRLVPIDQIFSRFTRLVRDISTGLGKQVNLIMDGSGIELDRTVLDAITDPLLHILRNCVDHGIETPQERESNEKSPTGTIKLTAYGVGDQVAIKIEDDGKGINTDRLKAKAVEKKLITQDEADKMSIDEAINLLGTPGLSTAKEITDVSGRGVGMDVVITQVEAVGGNVKITTDHGKGTTIILTIPLSVSIIGGLLINVSGDKYVLPLSSISTTVVVEANQIKSIHGQEAIVLREQVVPLVRVSKLLGMQETESNDTNKITIVIVNKGGKPYGLVVDSYDRKQEIVIKRLNNETHSSDLFTNATILGDGSVALILDPALLV
- a CDS encoding metal ABC transporter substrate-binding protein; amino-acid sequence: MKKPVMIGMGIAIVVIISIVTVISGNSSKQDVSPQEEKPAKLKVIASFYPLYEFSKNVAGDRAEVSTFIPVGIEPHDWEPTTNDILNLKESDILVYNGIGMEPFVDKLIDSGEYSNVKFVETTRGINLIKTDGVHQKESDDHTVYNPHVWLDPVLAKHQVMMIKDAMIDADPDNRKYYEDNANAYRDKLDELDSKIQTELSNCKKDTFMPFHDAYSYFANRYGLKTFPLSGISPESEVTAADLREFVDFIQKNKIKKIYSEEMVDPKLATTLAEESDAQVLIFSPLEGLTDKEMIDGVTYLDKMSENVQNLKIGLECQ
- a CDS encoding CopG family ribbon-helix-helix protein; amino-acid sequence: MPIVSISLNDEMLTELDKLQKTMGFTGRSEAIRAGIRNFVSEERQKNELSGNLHAILLVVHNDEFDHIIAGMKHSFEDLITTQLHSKIHGNKCVELFMLDGEAEQINLITKNFQTNKKMDTVKLVTL
- a CDS encoding PEFG-CTERM sorting domain-containing protein, with amino-acid sequence MIRNELLSIMTVGILSVLMIVPISNAYGHGLGLDTIKSVDVNGKKITITTEIIPMDFTEDKEKKIIIRSIDLQTNQNTNNTTFLIGLYHEGKMIFRNYFFAANGIINIKVSPTTIGNITITGEKDNLLGAWYETDSKPIELTGPVFSSGGLYHFEIEIRTIDKPTNIVENLGTYIADITIPTNQKFNEKTQDDEDVMFGVKSYYDKISNFDYDSNSNIVSFEMPFDWSEQNIMHVPVVHEEVHFPKKFSNFLVPSYTGRVNGIDLFKSSITIDDYSDENERIVHFILSQDNLKFLKQAQQKIGVDKPENMKFTLEASYNVVFPMVAMTKNEEIQVDLSWDPTIIEPGKDTKFIFTFRNAKTGETLRNTSYDFIIIQNEKQIYKKSGNAQVGGDYADYKFSEGQSGHTQIRFEKLRGTDMSTEFGLMVVPEFGSIVFVIFTIAMSSILIIRRSSSVFRI
- a CDS encoding response regulator, yielding MSYGAKKILVVDDASFMRTVLKDIVKGNGLATEVIEAADGVEGVKAYQTQKPDLVTMDVNMPRADGIQALRAIMKIDPSAKVVMVTSVEQKQIVQDAMKIGARDYIVKPFDRSNVGLVLNKVMRQK
- a CDS encoding chemotaxis protein CheC; the encoded protein is MTVLVGINSEEAQNLIRVFDQYITSKTSVALSTLLNESITHNVKILECGISDIKDIKLDPDEIKMCAVRLNGKGDTHIEILYTIQQKHAKKIAAKLLCQNEVCEIDEMGASAIQEVANIMTGSFFNALSNGTGFRVDLSTPNYTNDELHSLIDTSVKDIAKPVEHVVITDVELIGKSSETKLHMIIMQNTVDARKLLANHSDQIKEQQCTFGQQNSELDALLDGTDLQSYPVGGQNSELDAIIDDALKEK
- a CDS encoding metal ABC transporter ATP-binding protein; this encodes MNVLEVSDVSIKYNGHLAVDKINFDVKEGDLLGIVGPNGAGKTTLFKAIIGLQNHSGKIKLFGYDEADYQPLLPLIGYVSQKVSFEPNFPATVSEVVSMGLIPEKKLRKGAVLLKNCGYSWNLLYQKVGKDSDKVLECLKTAGLESLKDRRIGDLSGGELQRVFIAKALVKDPVLLILDEPVTGVDADAQNKFYNVLKKINTENKITIVWSSHDLEAISKLANRVACMNRKLFFHGEKEEFFSNKELLKTYAESAMQMHMHDHN
- a CDS encoding chemotaxis protein CheW, coding for MMAQTVSDSLQVVSFNIIHSSGKKEDYAVPIEQVREIRAVEKITKVPHSEPHVKGIMNLRGLIIPVIDVKEKLGLDSVNTNSSKQRILVAEVNNSLTGLLVDEVDQVMRIQTKDIEPAPQGALESHNYVKGVAKINEKLMILLDVGLLLPSNKTENTHNSSTFHRESKPLEKPQSVENSIPKNLDDIPPELAAVFKEDEEGIPPTQIIREETT
- the cheB gene encoding chemotaxis-specific protein-glutamate methyltransferase CheB, translated to MLAKSVSSQINVLIINDSNYMSTLLKDLISSQTVRVCDIARDGIDALRKITVQKPDVILLDLEMPRMDGLTFIEEMVKRGTLIPTILVSSFSQDGAKIVLDALENGAIDFVPISQLNPENMTILKETLITKINAAAQSDPQKAVLEKIKNLKPKKKTIISPQAASVVVTIASSTGGPGVVQSILSTFPADIHAGILVVQHMPKGFTKKFAERLDENCEINVKEAQDGDLITEGTALVAPGDLHMEVDSQLKIKLVDGPKRFGVRPAANVTMISSAEYFGMNTIGVTLTGMGHDGAFGMKTIKRRGGKTIAQDEQSSVVFGMARAACELNAVDKLLPPDKIPEAVLEEVKKLVTE
- a CDS encoding chemotaxis protein CheW, which encodes MTTQLVSLDAFQVVTFSLMDNQKKENYAIPIEQIREIRAIESVTKVPKAKSYVKGIINLRGHIIPVIDVKEKLGLDSDTSINSSKQRILVADVNDSLTGLLVDEVDQVMRIQTKDIEPAPQSVLESSNYIKGIVKSDEKLIVLLDVAKLLDDSSFTITEAIQGGNQQ
- a CDS encoding chemotaxis protein CheD, producing the protein MSFTKQTHTNHNTIEIPMGGLGLTTPEKTLLQTFVGSCIAICLYDPSVKIAAMAHIMLPKNNTNDPNPKPEAKFADVAIKIMLDKMQANGAKLNRLKAKMAGGANIFQNEGKPNVFNIGARNADAIKSLLDEKKIPIVAQDIGATSGRWITFDMNSLEMKIKDRAKGVTII
- a CDS encoding CheR family methyltransferase, which gives rise to MQVKTGKDLHQFKRPFLNRRINARMRAVGVRDGSEYAKLLESDSAEPSILFKSFSINVTEFYRDSFVWECLSSKIMPQILKNNTTLQVWSAGCASGEEPYSLAILLSEVIGTKNVKFNIIATDISVDAINRAKKGQYISQSLKNLTPNIIAKYFTPINNDTYQINESIKQLVTFQQGDIISFPVEHVNLITCRNVLIYYDKPAQELVFKKFHKTLNDDGYLVIGQDETMMGAASGKSFSCILPRERIYSKLAVGGNTIV